One genomic region from Sulfurimonas sp. encodes:
- a CDS encoding ABC-F family ATP-binding cassette domain-containing protein: MVSVNNLIMRYGNRVLFQDINLKLDRHKRYGLIGANGAGKTTFLNILSGKLDEFEGDISIENGLKVGVLGQNQFAYEDYTILDAVLFGNKRLYDAIKEKEELYVTGDFEDDAVNNRLADLEVICVEEDPTYEYDVNIAKVLENVGIPADQHQNLMSTLDNADKFKVLLAQVLYPKPDVLFLDEPTNNLDIETISWLENELKRHEGTMVVISHDRHFLNAIVTNILDVDYLKIREFTGTYDDWYIAANVIAKQMELNNAKKEKEKDELEAFVRRFSANASKAKQATSRQKKLDKLVIEDIKPSSRRDPSIVFKAKRVMGDEALNLVNINHSYGDNEILKDISLKFEPNEKVALIGPNGVGKTTLLKIMMEEMKPSSGEIHWGATIESSYFPQDTADTISGDGTLYDWLRAFDPKREIAEIRNCLGRMLFNGEQQEKSVISISGGEKHRMMLSKMMLEAGNFLILDEPSNHLDLEAIVALGEALFNFKGNVICVSHDRELLDAFASRIIEIHADGSLTDFKGTYEEYADAKEKGRI, encoded by the coding sequence ATGGTATCAGTAAATAATCTAATAATGCGTTATGGAAATAGAGTTCTGTTTCAAGACATCAATCTAAAACTTGATAGACACAAAAGATATGGACTTATCGGTGCAAATGGCGCTGGTAAAACAACTTTTTTAAATATTTTAAGTGGTAAACTTGATGAGTTTGAAGGCGATATTAGCATCGAAAATGGGCTTAAAGTTGGTGTTTTAGGACAAAATCAATTTGCATATGAAGATTACACAATCCTAGATGCTGTACTTTTTGGAAACAAAAGACTTTATGACGCTATAAAAGAAAAAGAAGAGTTGTATGTTACTGGCGATTTTGAAGATGACGCTGTAAACAATCGTCTTGCCGATTTAGAAGTTATCTGCGTTGAAGAAGACCCAACATATGAGTATGATGTAAACATCGCTAAAGTTCTTGAAAATGTAGGAATTCCTGCAGATCAACATCAAAACTTAATGAGTACACTAGATAATGCCGATAAATTTAAAGTTTTACTAGCGCAAGTTCTTTATCCAAAACCTGATGTTTTATTTCTTGATGAGCCTACCAACAATCTTGACATTGAAACTATTAGTTGGTTAGAAAATGAACTAAAAAGACACGAAGGAACGATGGTGGTTATATCTCATGATAGACACTTTTTAAATGCTATTGTTACAAATATACTAGATGTTGATTATCTAAAGATTCGTGAATTTACAGGTACTTATGATGACTGGTACATCGCTGCTAATGTAATAGCAAAACAGATGGAACTTAACAATGCTAAAAAAGAAAAAGAAAAAGATGAACTAGAAGCTTTCGTTCGTAGATTTAGTGCCAATGCGTCTAAAGCAAAACAAGCGACTTCTAGACAGAAAAAACTAGATAAACTCGTTATAGAAGATATCAAACCATCTTCAAGAAGAGATCCAAGTATCGTTTTTAAAGCTAAAAGAGTTATGGGAGATGAAGCACTTAATCTTGTTAATATTAACCACTCTTATGGAGATAATGAAATACTAAAAGATATAAGTCTTAAGTTTGAACCAAATGAGAAAGTTGCACTTATTGGACCAAATGGTGTAGGTAAAACAACTCTACTTAAAATCATGATGGAAGAGATGAAACCTAGTTCTGGTGAGATTCACTGGGGTGCAACTATTGAAAGCTCATACTTTCCTCAAGATACTGCAGATACAATTAGTGGAGATGGCACGCTATATGATTGGCTCAGAGCATTTGATCCTAAGCGTGAAATAGCAGAGATAAGAAACTGTTTAGGTCGTATGCTTTTTAATGGAGAGCAACAAGAAAAGTCAGTTATTAGCATCTCTGGTGGAGAAAAACATAGAATGATGCTTAGTAAAATGATGCTTGAAGCTGGAAACTTTTTAATTCTGGATGAACCTTCAAATCATCTTGACCTTGAAGCTATTGTTGCTCTTGGTGAAGCACTTTTTAACTTCAAAGGCAATGTTATTTGTGTGTCTCATGACCGTGAACTTCTAGATGCTTTTGCTTCTCGTATTATAGAAATTCATGCAGATGGAAGTCTAACTGATTTTAAAGGCACTTATGAAGAATATGCAGATGCAAAAGAAAAGGGAAGAATATAA
- a CDS encoding cold-shock protein encodes MAELVDGSVKWFNEEKGYGFIQQDNGGKDVFVHFRQVNHTGGGRVSLAEGQKVTFEIGEGQKGPQAENVTPL; translated from the coding sequence ATGGCAGAATTAGTAGACGGATCAGTTAAATGGTTCAATGAAGAAAAAGGTTATGGATTTATTCAACAAGATAATGGCGGGAAAGATGTATTTGTACATTTTCGTCAAGTAAACCACACAGGTGGTGGTCGTGTTTCTCTTGCTGAAGGGCAAAAAGTTACATTTGAAATCGGTGAAGGTCAAAAAGGACCTCAAGCTGAGAATGTAACTCCACTTTAG
- a CDS encoding RNA-binding S4 domain-containing protein, producing the protein MKFELKDEYIELFKLLKVLDLVDSGAHAKMLIADGYVKRNGEEELRKRAKIIGGDVIEIAEVIIEVR; encoded by the coding sequence ATGAAATTTGAACTAAAAGATGAATATATAGAGTTGTTTAAACTTTTAAAAGTTTTAGACTTAGTAGATAGTGGTGCACACGCAAAGATGCTCATAGCTGATGGTTATGTTAAAAGAAACGGCGAAGAAGAACTTAGGAAAAGAGCTAAAATAATAGGCGGTGATGTTATAGAGATAGCTGAAGTTATTATAGAAGTGAGATAA
- a CDS encoding diguanylate cyclase domain-containing protein — MNKEEKIYKTLKALKDEIKLNSSFLEVLFDVIPIPIFYKDKDGVYLNCNNAFSKTILGIVKEKIIGKTLYEFPEQIPKELADFYKKKDNEILDSLGTQYYESKVKCSDNIERDYNFYKSTFVSDLGEGLGIVGIMLDVSDYKNIQKQLNTDIIREKELKLKYMQQAQVLDQVSDSIITTDIKGNILSWNRGSQDMLGYRADEVIGKPMSIIHRPEDKEKNIKYANRLLNESSFKVEAYLVKKSQNLIYVSISLSSLQDKNGNTIGLIGVSHDISKRKKDEEKLLEENNILEHKAHHDLLTSLPNRVLFYDRLSQSIKKSIRNQKKIALLFIDLDNFKPINDSYGHDVGDDVLKEVSTRLKNTLREEDTLARLGGDEFTIIMENIKEEKNAALLAQKIIFILSEQMLINDITFQISCSVGISVYPKDTKNMNELLKYADIAMYRSKNNGGNNFVFY, encoded by the coding sequence TTGAATAAAGAAGAGAAAATATATAAAACTTTAAAAGCACTCAAAGATGAAATTAAATTAAATAGTTCTTTTCTTGAGGTATTGTTTGATGTTATTCCGATTCCTATTTTTTATAAAGATAAAGATGGTGTTTATCTAAATTGTAACAATGCTTTTTCAAAAACTATTTTAGGCATAGTAAAAGAAAAAATTATTGGTAAAACGCTATATGAGTTTCCTGAACAAATCCCAAAAGAACTTGCAGATTTTTACAAAAAAAAAGATAATGAGATATTAGATAGTTTAGGAACACAATATTATGAATCTAAAGTAAAGTGTTCTGATAATATCGAGCGAGATTATAATTTTTATAAATCTACCTTTGTATCTGATTTGGGCGAAGGACTTGGGATAGTAGGCATAATGTTAGATGTTAGTGATTATAAAAATATACAAAAACAACTAAATACTGATATTATTAGAGAAAAAGAGTTAAAATTAAAATATATGCAACAAGCGCAAGTACTTGACCAAGTTAGTGACAGTATCATAACAACAGATATAAAAGGCAATATACTGAGCTGGAATAGAGGCTCACAAGATATGCTTGGCTATCGTGCTGATGAGGTTATTGGAAAGCCTATGTCAATTATTCATAGACCTGAAGATAAAGAAAAAAATATAAAATATGCGAACAGATTATTAAATGAATCATCATTTAAAGTAGAAGCATATCTTGTAAAAAAATCACAAAATTTGATTTATGTATCTATATCTTTATCTTCACTTCAAGATAAAAATGGAAATACCATAGGCTTAATCGGAGTAAGTCACGATATCAGTAAACGAAAAAAAGATGAAGAAAAATTATTGGAAGAAAATAATATTTTAGAACATAAAGCTCATCATGATCTACTTACAAGTTTACCAAATAGAGTTCTTTTTTATGATAGGTTATCCCAATCAATAAAAAAATCAATTCGTAATCAAAAAAAAATCGCACTCTTGTTTATTGATTTAGATAATTTTAAACCTATAAATGATTCTTACGGTCATGATGTTGGAGATGATGTTTTAAAAGAAGTATCAACGAGGCTAAAAAATACTTTGCGTGAAGAAGATACTTTGGCACGCTTAGGTGGTGATGAATTTACTATAATTATGGAAAATATAAAAGAAGAAAAAAATGCAGCACTTTTAGCACAAAAAATAATTTTTATCTTAAGTGAGCAGATGCTCATTAATGATATAACATTTCAAATTTCATGCAGTGTTGGTATTAGTGTTTATCCAAAAGATACTAAAAATATGAATGAGTTGCTAAAGTATGCAGATATTGCAATGTACAGATCTAAAAATAATGGCGGAAATAACTTTGTATTTTATTAG
- a CDS encoding DUF445 domain-containing protein produces MKLNKSFITHFIAVILTALSFTTPDEYSSLLLFSGLFALSGAFTNQLAIHMLFEKVPFLYGSGVIPARFEAFKESIKNLMMTEFFTREQLDDFFKNEEQKINLKPIIEQTDFAPAFDALSKTVMESSFGGMLEMFGGESALDALREPFSLKMKVAVIKIVNSDAFNATLQNHMQNSELSDDMLASIENVIDARLNELTPQLVKEMVQKLIKEHLDWLVVWGGVFGGLIGLISSLIL; encoded by the coding sequence TTGAAATTAAATAAAAGTTTTATTACCCACTTTATTGCTGTTATTTTAACAGCTTTATCATTTACAACACCTGATGAGTATAGTTCTCTACTTCTTTTTAGTGGTCTATTTGCTTTATCTGGGGCTTTTACAAACCAACTTGCTATTCATATGCTTTTTGAAAAAGTTCCATTTCTTTACGGCTCTGGCGTTATTCCTGCAAGGTTTGAAGCTTTTAAAGAGTCTATTAAAAACCTAATGATGACTGAATTTTTCACAAGAGAACAGCTAGATGATTTTTTCAAAAATGAAGAACAAAAGATAAATCTAAAACCTATCATAGAACAAACAGATTTTGCTCCTGCTTTTGACGCTTTAAGTAAAACTGTAATGGAGTCTTCATTTGGTGGAATGTTAGAAATGTTTGGTGGAGAGAGTGCTCTAGATGCTCTTCGTGAACCATTTTCTTTAAAGATGAAAGTAGCAGTTATCAAGATAGTAAACTCAGACGCATTTAATGCAACCTTACAAAATCACATGCAAAACTCAGAGCTTAGTGATGACATGTTAGCATCTATAGAAAATGTAATAGATGCAAGACTAAATGAACTCACACCACAACTTGTAAAAGAGATGGTTCAAAAACTCATTAAAGAGCATCTAGACTGGTTAGTCGTTTGGGGTGGAGTCTTTGGTGGACTTATAGGACTCATTAGCTCGCTTATTCTCTAG
- a CDS encoding putative metalloprotease CJM1_0395 family protein, translated as MNINSSSPYNINSSYTIKLNEKEALVFEEKELKKVDNPHLQKLKEDEEKKANESSKTNPNKLSPDEERLVLDLQSRDSEVKAHEAAHQSGGASTGAATYTYQQGPDGKMYAIGGEVSVSFKTGSTPQETVANAQAVIASATAPANPSGQDMAVASSAMVMMMKAKQQISQEAQEKISGQETYKKDSIEPFEISA; from the coding sequence ATGAATATTAACTCAAGCTCTCCATATAATATCAATTCAAGCTATACTATAAAACTAAATGAAAAGGAAGCGCTTGTTTTTGAGGAAAAAGAACTTAAAAAAGTTGATAATCCGCATCTACAAAAACTAAAAGAAGATGAAGAGAAAAAAGCAAATGAGAGTTCTAAAACAAATCCGAATAAACTTAGCCCTGATGAAGAACGATTAGTCCTAGACCTTCAATCAAGAGATTCTGAAGTAAAAGCCCATGAAGCAGCTCATCAAAGTGGAGGTGCATCTACGGGTGCTGCAACTTACACTTATCAGCAAGGACCTGATGGCAAGATGTACGCTATTGGTGGTGAAGTTTCAGTATCTTTTAAAACAGGCTCAACTCCACAAGAAACTGTTGCAAATGCCCAAGCTGTTATAGCATCTGCCACTGCACCAGCAAACCCAAGTGGACAAGATATGGCAGTAGCATCTTCAGCGATGGTTATGATGATGAAAGCAAAACAACAAATCTCTCAAGAAGCTCAAGAGAAAATTTCAGGTCAAGAAACTTACAAAAAAGATTCTATAGAACCATTTGAAATCTCTGCATAA
- a CDS encoding GNAT family N-acetyltransferase, protein MQIREMNLKELYPVYDVVKQLRIDLSYQEFEDLIYDMRHIEYKMFGIMKKEELITFAGVSVITNLYHKRHLYVYDLVTDEKHRCQGYANEILEYLHDYAKTCMCENIVLSSGFEKEDAHRFYEKNGFSKKSFVFVKSV, encoded by the coding sequence ATGCAAATTAGAGAAATGAATTTAAAAGAATTATATCCTGTTTATGATGTTGTTAAACAACTTAGAATTGACTTGTCTTATCAAGAATTTGAAGACCTTATCTACGATATGAGGCACATTGAGTATAAAATGTTTGGTATTATGAAAAAAGAGGAGCTTATAACATTTGCGGGTGTTTCAGTTATAACAAATCTTTACCATAAAAGGCATCTATATGTTTATGATTTAGTTACAGATGAAAAGCATAGATGCCAAGGTTATGCAAACGAAATACTTGAGTATTTACATGATTATGCGAAAACATGTATGTGTGAAAATATTGTTTTATCTTCTGGTTTTGAAAAAGAAGATGCACATAGATTTTATGAGAAAAATGGCTTTAGTAAAAAGAGTTTTGTTTTTGTGAAAAGTGTTTAA
- a CDS encoding phosphate acyltransferase: MCLKTKVLVYGDCAVNQDPDAKELAQIAISSVKTAQAFGLDAKVAMLSYSTGESGHGRDVDKVRQATKILQKKDKDFLVEGPIQYDAAVNKKVALSKLPNSKVAGYANILIFPDLNTGNNTYKAVERSSNAVAIGPILQGLNKPINDLSRGCSIGDIVNTVAITAIQAGQQ; the protein is encoded by the coding sequence ATGTGTCTTAAAACAAAAGTTTTAGTTTATGGAGATTGTGCTGTAAATCAAGACCCAGATGCTAAAGAGTTAGCTCAAATTGCAATTTCAAGTGTTAAAACTGCCCAAGCTTTTGGCTTAGACGCAAAAGTGGCTATGTTGTCTTACTCAACAGGAGAAAGTGGACATGGTAGAGATGTAGATAAGGTAAGACAGGCTACAAAAATTCTTCAAAAAAAAGATAAAGATTTTTTAGTAGAAGGACCTATTCAATACGATGCTGCTGTAAATAAAAAGGTAGCTTTATCTAAACTTCCAAATTCAAAAGTTGCTGGTTATGCTAATATTTTAATTTTTCCAGATTTAAATACGGGGAACAATACATATAAAGCAGTTGAGCGTTCAAGTAATGCTGTTGCCATTGGTCCAATACTTCAAGGTTTAAATAAACCTATAAATGATTTAAGTAGAGGTTGTAGCATTGGGGATATTGTAAATACAGTTGCTATAACAGCAATACAAGCAGGTCAACAATGA
- a CDS encoding YchJ family protein: protein MRKKASTPKELMISRYEAFVANDWKYLAKTSLHQNVEELSSMEPIEWVSLEVINSYNDTVEFKAFYKENESIKVLHEKSNFVKVNEEWKYQDGKLFNSSVERNHRCPCGSGKKFKKCCA, encoded by the coding sequence ATGAGAAAGAAAGCATCTACGCCAAAAGAATTAATGATTAGCAGGTATGAAGCTTTTGTTGCAAATGATTGGAAATATTTAGCCAAAACCTCTCTTCATCAGAATGTTGAGGAGTTAAGTAGTATGGAACCTATAGAGTGGGTAAGTCTGGAAGTTATCAACTCTTATAATGATACTGTTGAGTTTAAAGCTTTTTATAAAGAAAATGAATCCATCAAAGTTTTACATGAAAAAAGCAACTTTGTAAAAGTAAATGAGGAGTGGAAATACCAAGATGGCAAACTTTTCAACTCTAGTGTCGAGCGTAATCATAGATGCCCATGTGGAAGCGGAAAAAAATTTAAAAAGTGCTGTGCTTAA
- the thiI gene encoding tRNA uracil 4-sulfurtransferase ThiI — MSNISLKTQKFILKLFPEIMIKGSSAKRQMVGQLYNNLLSLLERISPNIKVKKFSDKIEVLSPVEVLQEVRQRLLDTSGIEQILEALQYDDMDTLEKIKVKVGELVIDSLKGKTFVVRAKRSGKHEFSSVELEQTVGGYLLAHSNAKAVDLKNAEITVRLELIQNQLNIITTKYKGLSGFPIGTQGDILSLMSGGFDSTVASYLTMKRGIKTHFVFFNLGGNAHEIGVKQVALYLWSKFGSSHKVKFISVPFDDVLEEIFRSTPPSYMGVTLKRLMLKASQKIADSMEIDALVTGESVAQVSSQTLRNLALIDKASDMLILRPLSTMNKPEIMSIANDIGTRHFAEAMPEYCGVISQNPITHGSFKRMEKVAKQFNYDVLDKAVQNAQSIYVHDIIDDVTKLAAVEVIQDLTAQKYTVIDIRVEDETIEINCETINIPFHRLKSEFPKLPQDKEYLLYCEKGIMSQLHAQYLRDEYKCENVRVYRPAN, encoded by the coding sequence GTGTCAAATATAAGCCTTAAAACACAAAAATTTATCTTAAAACTTTTTCCAGAGATTATGATTAAAGGTTCATCTGCCAAACGCCAGATGGTCGGTCAACTATATAATAATTTGCTAAGTCTTTTAGAGAGAATATCACCAAACATAAAAGTAAAAAAGTTCTCTGACAAGATAGAAGTACTTTCTCCTGTTGAAGTTCTGCAAGAAGTTAGACAAAGGCTTTTGGATACATCGGGAATAGAACAGATACTTGAAGCCTTACAGTATGATGATATGGACACATTAGAGAAGATAAAAGTAAAAGTTGGAGAACTTGTTATAGACTCTCTTAAAGGAAAAACCTTTGTAGTGAGAGCTAAACGCAGTGGAAAGCATGAATTTAGTTCAGTAGAGCTAGAACAGACTGTTGGTGGTTATCTACTAGCTCATTCAAATGCAAAAGCCGTAGATCTTAAAAATGCAGAGATTACAGTTCGTTTGGAACTTATACAAAATCAACTCAATATAATAACTACAAAGTACAAAGGTCTTAGTGGTTTTCCTATTGGTACACAAGGAGATATTTTATCTTTGATGTCAGGTGGATTTGACTCGACCGTTGCATCTTATCTTACTATGAAACGCGGTATAAAAACTCACTTTGTTTTTTTCAACCTTGGTGGTAATGCTCATGAGATAGGAGTAAAACAAGTTGCACTTTATCTTTGGAGTAAGTTTGGTTCATCTCATAAAGTGAAGTTTATTTCTGTACCTTTTGATGATGTTCTAGAAGAGATATTTCGCTCAACACCACCATCATATATGGGAGTTACTCTTAAGCGTTTAATGCTTAAAGCTTCACAGAAGATAGCAGACTCTATGGAGATAGATGCTCTTGTAACAGGAGAGAGTGTGGCTCAGGTTTCTAGTCAAACTTTGCGTAACCTTGCTTTAATAGACAAAGCAAGTGATATGCTCATACTTCGCCCTCTCTCAACTATGAACAAACCAGAGATTATGTCTATAGCAAACGACATAGGAACTAGACATTTTGCTGAAGCTATGCCTGAGTATTGTGGTGTTATTTCTCAAAACCCTATCACTCACGGTTCTTTTAAGCGTATGGAGAAAGTTGCCAAACAGTTTAACTATGATGTACTAGATAAGGCTGTCCAAAATGCTCAAAGTATATATGTTCATGATATTATAGATGATGTAACAAAATTAGCAGCAGTAGAAGTTATACAAGATTTAACCGCACAAAAATATACAGTAATAGATATTCGCGTAGAAGATGAAACGATAGAGATAAATTGTGAAACTATCAACATACCTTTTCATAGGCTAAAATCAGAATTTCCAAAATTGCCACAAGATAAAGAGTATCTACTTTATTGTGAAAAAGGTATTATGAGTCAACTTCATGCTCAGTACTTGAGAGATGAATACAAGTGTGAAAATGTAAGAGTTTACAGACCAGCAAATTAA
- the pta gene encoding phosphate acetyltransferase has product MNIKSLYISAQEKGAGTLFISMGMMEILKRNLHKVAFFRPIIFSKSKLDGDIDFILKRYNIDMKYEDTYGFDIEYVEAMLASNKYNELMNQLITKFKKLEKKYDFVLCEGIRRSFLSKTINYDLNIKIAQNLGSSLINIICAKDRSVTEVYEDILMESENISSEGCLNFATFVNRLDEKKYKKLQKKLKKDLQNIYFFKEIQELDRLTVQDVLEGLDAKRIVFGKRDHTRVIKKIKVAALSVNNFLAHIQEDDLIIVPADRSDIILGLIGALYSKNYPNISAIVLPYGIKADNNIQKLIDGLDDFNIPILSVSTDTYTTAKNISKINARLRVTSERKIALALGLFHHNVDIQQIEKNITTASSDTMTPMMFEYKLFELARVNKKTIVLPESTDERILRAAEIILRRGIAEIILLGDKKELKENYLRVGVDLSQARIIDYKNSELLQVFTDEFYERRKAKGLSKKAASDAMLHVNYFATMMVELGYADGMVSGAVHSTGETIRPALQIIKTLPNVSLVSSVFFYVS; this is encoded by the coding sequence ATGAATATTAAATCACTTTATATATCTGCTCAAGAAAAAGGAGCAGGCACGCTTTTTATCTCTATGGGAATGATGGAAATTTTAAAAAGAAACCTTCATAAAGTTGCTTTTTTTAGACCTATAATTTTTTCAAAATCAAAACTAGATGGAGATATTGACTTTATACTAAAAAGATACAACATTGACATGAAGTATGAAGATACATATGGTTTTGATATAGAATATGTTGAGGCTATGTTGGCATCTAACAAGTATAATGAACTAATGAATCAGCTTATTACAAAGTTTAAAAAGTTAGAAAAAAAGTATGATTTTGTTTTATGTGAAGGTATAAGACGCTCTTTTTTAAGTAAAACTATAAACTATGACTTAAATATAAAAATCGCTCAAAATCTTGGTTCTTCTCTCATAAATATAATATGTGCAAAAGATAGAAGTGTTACAGAAGTTTATGAAGATATCTTAATGGAAAGTGAAAATATCAGCTCTGAGGGTTGTTTAAATTTTGCAACTTTTGTAAATAGACTTGATGAAAAAAAATACAAAAAGTTACAAAAAAAGCTAAAAAAAGATTTACAAAATATATATTTTTTTAAAGAGATTCAAGAGTTAGACCGCTTAACTGTTCAAGATGTTTTAGAAGGCTTAGATGCTAAGCGGATAGTTTTTGGAAAACGGGATCATACAAGAGTTATAAAAAAAATCAAAGTTGCAGCACTAAGTGTAAATAATTTTTTAGCGCATATTCAAGAAGATGACTTAATAATTGTTCCGGCTGACCGCTCTGACATCATACTTGGACTTATAGGAGCATTATATTCTAAAAACTATCCAAATATTAGTGCTATTGTTTTACCTTATGGGATTAAAGCAGATAATAATATTCAAAAACTCATAGATGGGCTTGATGATTTTAATATTCCTATATTGTCTGTTTCAACGGACACTTATACAACAGCAAAAAATATCTCAAAAATAAATGCAAGACTAAGAGTAACAAGCGAGAGAAAAATAGCCTTAGCCTTAGGACTTTTTCATCACAATGTAGATATACAACAAATTGAGAAAAATATAACAACAGCTTCTAGTGATACTATGACTCCTATGATGTTTGAGTATAAACTTTTTGAACTAGCCCGAGTAAATAAAAAAACAATAGTTTTACCAGAGAGTACAGATGAGAGAATTTTAAGAGCAGCTGAGATTATTTTGCGTAGGGGGATTGCTGAGATTATTCTTTTAGGAGATAAAAAAGAGTTAAAAGAGAATTATTTAAGAGTAGGTGTTGATTTAAGCCAAGCTAGAATTATAGACTATAAAAATTCAGAATTATTGCAAGTTTTTACAGATGAGTTTTATGAACGAAGAAAAGCTAAGGGCTTGAGTAAAAAAGCAGCATCAGATGCTATGCTTCATGTGAATTATTTTGCAACTATGATGGTTGAACTTGGATATGCAGATGGTATGGTTAGTGGAGCAGTTCACTCAACTGGAGAAACGATAAGACCAGCTCTTCAAATCATAAAAACTTTGCCAAATGTAAGTTTAGTATCAAGTGTTTTTTTTTATGTGTCTTAA
- a CDS encoding acetate kinase — translation MKVAVINSGSSSIKFKIFDMDSEKVIVDILVEEITNHHKALEDIISELEYQNIDFTSLDMIGHRVVHGGEEFCKSVVITSLVIDKIRELVPLAPLHNMANLDGILVCQKKVPHIKQIAVFDTAFHATMPKEAFLYALPYEMYDTYKIRRYGFHGTSHSYLLKKCALILDKEVSKLNIITLHLGNGASICAIKNGKSVDTSMGFTPLEGLIMGSRSGDIDSSIVLHLQRSLGFSIDEVDNILNTKSGLKGICDHSDVRDIVDSDNEKDKLALSMMIRRIKKYVGAYMTLLESIDAIVFSGGIGENSTYIREKVMDNNLACGVPILVIKTDEELEIVRECKSI, via the coding sequence ATGAAAGTAGCTGTTATAAACTCTGGAAGTTCTTCTATAAAATTTAAAATATTTGATATGGATAGTGAAAAAGTAATCGTTGATATCTTGGTCGAAGAGATAACAAATCATCATAAAGCATTGGAAGATATAATCTCAGAACTAGAGTATCAAAATATAGACTTTACTTCTTTAGATATGATTGGGCATAGAGTTGTTCATGGTGGAGAAGAATTTTGTAAAAGTGTAGTTATAACATCTTTAGTTATTGACAAAATTAGAGAGTTAGTACCCTTGGCACCCTTGCATAATATGGCTAACTTAGATGGCATACTGGTTTGTCAAAAAAAAGTTCCTCATATAAAGCAAATCGCTGTGTTTGATACAGCTTTTCATGCAACTATGCCAAAAGAAGCTTTTCTTTATGCCTTACCTTATGAAATGTATGACACATATAAGATAAGACGATATGGTTTTCATGGAACATCTCATTCTTATCTTTTAAAAAAGTGTGCTTTGATATTAGATAAAGAGGTGTCAAAACTTAATATTATAACTTTGCATCTAGGCAATGGTGCAAGCATCTGTGCTATAAAAAATGGAAAAAGTGTAGATACCTCTATGGGCTTTACTCCATTAGAAGGTTTAATTATGGGAAGTAGAAGCGGAGATATTGACTCATCTATAGTTCTACATTTACAAAGAAGTTTAGGTTTTAGTATTGATGAGGTTGATAATATTTTAAATACCAAGTCAGGATTAAAAGGCATTTGTGATCATAGTGATGTACGGGATATTGTAGATTCAGATAATGAGAAAGATAAACTTGCATTAAGTATGATGATAAGAAGAATTAAAAAATATGTTGGTGCATATATGACTCTTTTAGAAAGTATAGATGCCATAGTATTTAGTGGAGGTATAGGTGAAAATTCTACCTATATTAGAGAAAAAGTTATGGATAATAATTTAGCTTGCGGTGTCCCCATCTTAGTTATAAAAACAGATGAGGAGTTAGAGATAGTTAGAGAGTGCAAAAGTATTTAA